In the Arachis hypogaea cultivar Tifrunner chromosome 20, arahy.Tifrunner.gnm2.J5K5, whole genome shotgun sequence genome, aacTGCAGTATTGGGATCTTTCAAATACTGAGCAATAAACCTTCTCCAATCCGAATCCTCCCATTCATCCATACACAGCACTTCTCTTTCACTTGCTGGCACTAAAATTTGATGGATACTAGAAAATTTTCTAATAGTTTTCGGGCTAACCCGATATCTTGAAGCAATTTGGGCTAATTCATTAGCAATTTTATTATGAATTCTAAGGATATGTACCAAAGAAACCTTCTGAAAAGAAGTTAACATCTTCCAAGCAGTTACTAAATATTTCTGTAACGTTTCATTGTTACATTTAAACTCCTTTGATAACTGTTTTAAAACCAACTGTGAATCTCCTAGAATTTGAACCTCTAAAGCTCCTTTGTCAATTAAAATTTCAAGACCTAAAATTAAAGCCTCATATTCAGCGACATTATTAGAGCAAGGATACtttaattcaaacaaaaattCTGATGGAACACCCTCaggtgaaataataaggattccaACCCCTGCACCATCTTTGTGATTAGATCCATCAAAATATAATTTCCAATAATTGACCTCTATATCAATAATATTTGCCCCCTGGTCATTCAAACCTTTCGAATTATCCACAAAAAAGTCTGTAATGACCTGTCCTTTAACAGCTTTCGCTGGGACATATTGCAAATCAAATTCTGTTAATGTTAACATCCATTTTCCCAAGCGCCCCCTTAACATAAGGAAACTAAGCATATACTTAACAACATCAGTCTGCGCTATCACCTTTACCGATTTAGCCACCATATAACACTTTAATTTCATACAAGCATGATATaatgacaaacataatttttCAGTCGGTGAATACCTTGTTTCGATATCAGTTAGGACTCGACTAACGTAATAAACTGCGCGCTCATGCCCATTCTCATCATCTTGGGCTAACATACATCCAATCGAATTCTCAGATGctgcaatatataattttaaaggctCAAATGGACGAACATTTGCCATAATCGGGGCTTTGGCCAAATAAGTTTTGATCGAGTTGAATGCTGACTGATGTTCTCTAGTCCATTCAAATTTTGAACCATTCTTTAATTTTACTAGAGGCGCAAACACCCTGGTTTGATCTGAAAGATTCGAAATGAACCTtcaaagataattaatttttccCAAAAACGATTGTACTTCTTTTTTCGATTTAGGTGCAGACAAAGCTAATATTGCATCTGTTTTATTCTTATCGATAGCTATCCCCTTTTTATGAACGACAAAGCCTAAGAAATTTCCTGTCGATACACCAAAAGCACACTTCAAAGGATTCATTTTCAATCCTTTTTTCCTCATAGTCAAGAATGCTTTTCTTAAGTGGTCTATATGTTGATTTACAGAAATGGATTTGACCATTACGTCATCAATATACACTTCCATAAATTTTCCAATAAACTCATGGAAAATGGCATTCATTGCTCGTTGATATGTCGCTCCAgcattttttaaaccaaaaggcataaccACCCATTCATATGTACCTAACGCCCCATGACAACGGAAAGCAATTTTGGCCACATCATCCTCCGCAATAAAAAATTGGTTATATCCAGAATAACCGTCCATGAAGCTTAGGATTTCGTTTCCTGCTGCAGAATCGATTAACATATCTGCAATTGGCATGAATACTCATCCTTTGGAGTAGCATTGTTCAAATCTCGAAAATCGATACACACCCtcaattttccatttttcttcatcACTGGAACTATATTCGACACCCACTCTATATAACGAGCGGTTCGAATAAATTTGGCTTTAATCAAGCGTTCTATCTCTTCCTTAATTTTCACATTAATTTCAGGAGCAAAACGTCTAGGGGTTTGTTTCACAGGTTGATCATTGGGTTTCAATGCTAATCGATGTTCTACTAACGATCGATCAAGACCAGGCATTTCATGGTAGTCCCATGCAAAACAATCCTTAAACTCATGTAACAAATCGATAAGATTAGTTTGAAAAGGATCAATAAGATCTTTAcaaatatatgtaattcgaacatCATCATGAGTACCCAAATTAACTTCTTCTAAATGATCTTGAGATCCAAACCCCTTATAATGATCATCTTCAGTTGtccatttttcaaatttcaaaggtTCCAAATCATAAATACAATCAAAAGTAAAATCAATAACATCATGAGAAAGAGTAGAAACTTGATCTTTGATTGAATCATCATAACTTTTATTCTCTAAACAATGAGCCTCTGTTATTAAATCAACAGTCTGACTCATATCGTTAACTTCATTACAAGTAATAAAAAGATCATTACTACATTCGACTAGAGGTGTCGAATCAAACATATTACTACCAACAAATCTATTAATCCTATCTGATTCAACTTTATCagaagaatcatctttattttctaaagcttgaaaattatttaaataattatgcaaAGTTACCAGGTAATCGAAAACTTCCTCAACCTGGTCCATGGTTCAGCCTTCGAGGCCTTCAAGAATCACAATCCCAACCTGTTGGTTCATAGGCATGTCTGGGTAGCGCAACTTCACCGACAGTCCCTCCGAAGTCAAATAACAACCTTCACAATTGTAAGGATTCAGAGATCGATCAACATTTAAAGGCTTCAGCTTGCGATTATATATCCTAAAATCAGCATGCATTTGTTCGACATAAAGACTCGAATCTGCTTTGACAATTTCAGGCTTGCCTTCCTCAGTCCATAGAAGCACACTTTGATGCACCGTAGATGGCACCGCACCTACTCCATGAATCCAATCTCTCTCAAGTAAGGCGTTTTAACTTGCCTTCGATGGCACTACCACAAATACTGAGTGTCTCTCCGATGACCCCACCTTTACAGTTAAGGTAACCAACCTTCTTGCTGGCGTGGAATTCCCACTAAAATCAGTTACAGCAATATTAGTAGGGACCAACTCACTAACATGTTTCCCTACTTTTCCTAGCATCCTTTCAGGCAAAAGACTTATTGCTGCCCCACCATCAATCAGTACCTTGTTTATCTTGTAACCATTCACAACAGCAACAATGTGAAGAGGATGCAAATGAGACATTTGCTTTTCAGTAGGGCGAAGGAAGACACTTGGTTCATCTTCTATGCCAATAAAAGAAAAAGCTTCTTCGTCTTCCTGATCGTAATCCTCATCTAGATTACCTTCACACTCCCCAAGGTACTCGGTAGGGATTATCAAAATCGTCCCCACCAGAAGACTGAGCGATTACCTTCCCTTTGTCCATCTTGGCTGGTGATGGAATCTCTTTAGGATAAGTCTCTCCATCAGAAGGAAAGACAATTCGGGAATGCACCGAAGGAGTTGCCCCCTTGCTTGCTTCCTTCCCTATATCAATTTGAAGTTTCTTATTCTGATGGAAACTTctccttcctcctcttcctctcggGTATCCTCTGGCTCGTCCTCGAAAAGCGGCATACTGATTTCGAGATGGCGCTCTATGTCCCCATTGAGGATTGCGTCGATATAAGTGATCACACCTTTGAAACTCTTGACAGTTTCTGATCCACTGAACACCAATATCCTGAGATCGGCTCAAAGGTGTATCCACATCATGTAGAGAAATTTTTGAACTAGAAGCTTCTACACGTCGAATTGGTTGTCTCTGACGTGCTTGTTCCTCCCTGTGGGCTaattctttcttcattcttttcTTAAAGATTGCCGCCGCTTCAGCATCAAAAACAGCGTTACACCGTGGACACAAAGATACGTCCCGGTCTTTGATTTT is a window encoding:
- the LOC112785529 gene encoding uncharacterized protein; the encoded protein is MANVRPFEPLKLYIAASENSIGCMLAQDDENGHERAVYYVSRVLTDIETRYSPTEKLCLSLYHACMKLKCYMVAKSVKVIAQTDVVKYMLSFLMLRGRLGKWMLTLTEFDLQYVPAKAVKGQVITDFFVDNSKGLNDQGANIIDIEVNYWKLYFDGSNHKDGAGVGILIISPEGVPSEFLFELKYPCSNNVAEYEALILGLEILIDKGALEVQILGDSQLVLKQLSKEFKCNNETLQKYLVTAWKMLTSFQKVSLVHILRIHNKIANELAQIASRYRVSPKTIRKFSSIHQILVPASEREVLCMDEWEDSDWRRFIAQYLKDPNTAVDRKIKLQAMNFVLLADDLYKKGIDGSLSRCLGREDQNVALGEVHNGICGAHQAGRKMRWVLYQNHIYWPSMIKDFIDYAKACQECQKHGSIQQIPAAELHSIIKPWPFRGWALDLIGLIHPPSSRQHKFILVAIDYFTKWVEAIPLVEAGQTEIIDFIEENIIH